A DNA window from Vibrio tarriae contains the following coding sequences:
- a CDS encoding DMT family transporter, with amino-acid sequence MPNHVFPVLFMLLSTFSLSLTGLLTQYLSHIIPITLLGFLRFIIPALFLLVAMKLTHFRWPQRNMWFSLLIRAVCIAGSQICFIYALQSLSLVESVVLFSTGPFFIPLLEKLLWGGQLAWRTVLSVCIIFVGVIMLAGNTGSIEWRPELLAGLSAGLFNAGSQLSLYRAAQSDMRSIEIHGWTFLVAALLLSPLLLLVPWSSDVGASLGMSWDISGAVTFAALLLSAILVVNTQVFRAKAYRLAKSGSQLAPLIFTNLLFSALWQGLFFDVDYTFAQQLGLAVIIVTTVINGILPRLIERKTRLKAAYTQTH; translated from the coding sequence ATGCCAAACCATGTTTTCCCAGTGTTATTTATGTTGTTATCTACCTTTAGTTTGTCGCTAACCGGTTTACTGACTCAATATTTGTCGCACATTATCCCCATCACCCTATTGGGATTTTTACGTTTTATTATTCCGGCGCTATTTTTACTGGTTGCAATGAAGTTGACCCATTTTCGTTGGCCGCAGAGAAACATGTGGTTTTCTTTGTTGATCCGTGCTGTCTGTATTGCTGGTAGTCAGATCTGTTTTATCTATGCATTGCAATCCCTTTCGCTGGTGGAAAGCGTCGTGCTATTCAGTACTGGTCCATTCTTCATTCCTTTATTAGAAAAATTGTTATGGGGTGGTCAATTGGCTTGGCGAACGGTGCTGAGTGTATGCATTATCTTCGTCGGAGTGATTATGCTGGCAGGCAATACGGGCTCGATTGAGTGGCGACCAGAATTGCTTGCAGGTCTGAGCGCAGGTTTATTTAATGCGGGTTCGCAGTTAAGTTTGTATCGTGCAGCGCAAAGTGACATGCGCTCGATAGAAATTCATGGCTGGACATTTTTGGTCGCAGCGTTATTACTCAGTCCACTGTTATTGTTGGTGCCTTGGAGTAGCGATGTTGGGGCAAGTTTAGGGATGAGTTGGGATATCTCAGGAGCTGTGACATTCGCGGCTTTATTGCTCAGCGCCATCCTCGTCGTCAATACACAAGTATTTCGCGCAAAAGCTTATCGCTTAGCGAAATCGGGCTCGCAACTGGCTCCACTTATCTTTACGAATCTGTTGTTCAGTGCCCTATGGCAAGGGCTGTTTTTTGATGTCGACTACACTTTCGCTCAGCAACTGGGGCTGGCAGTGATCATAGTCACCACCGTGATTAATGGGATTCTTCCTCGTTTAATAGAGCGTAAAACCAGATTAAAAGCCGCTTATACCCAAACTCATTGA
- a CDS encoding DUF3541 domain-containing protein: MMNKTQIAVVSSLIAALLLTTFTSYAQTHAVATPPEAENSAQSSLENLSHHTEPSFSIAAQIPFKATANLIKQTYESQLFTLPSFKEGHYALRMYRQTLDSKYAAAIGSDLSRVASRLNYFSAEVNTPEQIQRYAQKRLKNYQQSDDERTQRRFAATQTIPEYLYLGIDLLGSMARANEYGLQHKEDAKLRQVIRRYDFTPYATERAMIEAWAAQLANQVYWLRQLGEQDVVEPFIQAFRDTYPDQRDSELNDQQYGNKLYGMTHIIFADSEYYQHSVSQQQHQWIYDYFRANIETILLRAKPDIVAEVGISFLLAGLEDDPVVLKTRQFIQSAVDKERGMIPSTSGDFDLSLGEHRNVLAIMLLDWRSVNPAPLASQHPDVFTGLPYGLIKQLPKPLKD; encoded by the coding sequence ATGATGAACAAAACTCAAATAGCGGTTGTGTCTAGCCTTATCGCGGCACTGCTTCTCACCACTTTTACGAGTTACGCACAAACTCATGCTGTAGCCACACCACCTGAAGCCGAAAATAGCGCGCAAAGTTCTCTCGAAAACTTAAGCCACCATACAGAGCCATCATTCAGCATAGCGGCGCAAATTCCGTTTAAGGCGACAGCTAACCTCATAAAGCAAACTTATGAAAGTCAACTGTTTACACTACCCAGTTTTAAAGAAGGTCATTATGCACTGCGTATGTATCGCCAAACGTTAGACAGCAAATACGCTGCGGCGATTGGTAGTGATTTATCGCGAGTGGCCAGCCGTTTAAACTATTTTTCCGCTGAAGTGAACACACCAGAGCAAATTCAACGCTACGCTCAGAAACGTCTAAAAAACTATCAACAGAGTGATGATGAGCGCACCCAACGCCGCTTCGCAGCAACTCAAACAATACCGGAGTACCTCTATCTCGGGATCGATTTGCTCGGTTCAATGGCTCGCGCCAACGAATATGGGCTTCAACATAAGGAAGACGCTAAACTGCGCCAAGTTATACGTCGGTATGATTTCACCCCCTATGCTACAGAGAGAGCGATGATTGAAGCTTGGGCGGCACAACTAGCTAATCAGGTGTATTGGTTACGCCAACTCGGTGAACAAGACGTGGTTGAGCCTTTTATTCAAGCCTTTCGCGATACCTATCCGGATCAGCGTGATAGTGAACTGAATGACCAACAGTACGGCAATAAACTGTATGGTATGACGCACATTATCTTTGCGGACTCAGAGTACTACCAACATTCGGTGAGTCAGCAGCAACATCAATGGATCTACGACTATTTCCGCGCCAACATAGAGACTATCTTGCTGCGCGCCAAACCGGATATTGTGGCCGAAGTGGGCATTTCTTTCCTACTTGCTGGGCTAGAAGATGATCCTGTGGTGCTCAAAACTCGCCAATTTATTCAATCAGCCGTAGATAAAGAGCGAGGAATGATCCCTTCCACCTCAGGTGATTTCGATTTATCCCTTGGTGAACACCGTAATGTATTGGCGATTATGCTGCTTGATTGGCGTTCGGTAAACCCAGCCCCGCTGGCAAGTCAACACCCCGATGTATTTACTGGTTTGCCTTATGGCTTAATCAAACAGTTACCCAAACCATTAAAAGACTAA
- a CDS encoding alpha-ketoglutarate-dependent dioxygenase AlkB family protein: MIKKLLLNTHSASGEITLTDGLLYWFPQFLTAVQADQAFQQMLAHLDWQQKSIHLFGKSVLQPRLIAWYGEKGYRYSGLSLSAQPFPPPLLTLKTQCEQAAQAPFNSVLANLYRDGQDSMGWHQDNEPELGPNPVIASLSLGESRRFLLRHHKDHALQVECELNHGDLLIMAGNTQHFWQHAIPKTRQTKQTRINLTFRNIL, from the coding sequence ATGATAAAAAAACTGCTTTTGAACACTCATTCCGCTTCTGGTGAGATAACTTTAACGGATGGTTTGCTCTACTGGTTTCCACAATTCCTCACCGCCGTTCAAGCCGACCAAGCTTTTCAGCAAATGCTCGCGCACTTGGATTGGCAGCAGAAGAGTATTCACCTGTTTGGTAAAAGCGTGCTTCAACCTCGACTTATCGCTTGGTATGGAGAAAAAGGCTACCGTTATTCGGGTCTCTCTTTATCTGCTCAACCCTTCCCGCCACCGTTGCTTACTTTAAAGACGCAGTGCGAACAGGCCGCACAAGCCCCCTTTAATTCTGTGCTCGCGAACCTTTATCGCGATGGACAAGACTCGATGGGCTGGCATCAAGACAATGAGCCTGAATTAGGCCCTAATCCGGTGATCGCCTCCCTCTCTTTAGGAGAGAGTCGCCGATTTCTGTTGCGCCATCACAAGGATCATGCGTTGCAAGTCGAATGCGAATTGAATCATGGGGATTTGCTGATTATGGCAGGGAATACTCAGCACTTCTGGCAACACGCCATCCCTAAAACTCGTCAAACCAAGCAAACACGGATTAATCTTACTTTCCGTAATATTCTTTAA
- a CDS encoding diguanylate cyclase, with the protein MGLTSHKYKYVSIYFLALLFLGIAVIESLHLNYKRTLQDDLRKHAKEELSIVRFQLEAEILGDIYAVKGLTTLLTLDPELNIYQWEPLSAAVIRNSDHLSSLGIAPNDVIAFSHPLPQTNALLGLDYRTVPQQWQSIKKAREIKQTFVSGPVDLVQGGRALVIREPIFYDPPNNSHYWGVLSVVMDWDSLLSATSIYSFGEHFQIAIRGLDSRGSEGEVFFGEPRVFEHAFAQENVYFPYGSWRIALAEKQDLLQQLPWYTRNLVRLQGYSVLLMLMAGFGVIMRLYQVAEERALHDPLTQLPNRRYFIYTIERYFENAKRSHSEGNFALLNIDIDRFKSINDSHGHSAGDKVLIACAERIKSGLRVSDLVARIGGDEFLVLIPRIHRDQDVLKVSENILKSISETPIIYEDKLIHVRVSIGYALYDQAFATSDEMFKLADERMYTAKRRQNPLYRF; encoded by the coding sequence ATGGGGTTAACCTCGCACAAATATAAGTATGTCTCAATTTATTTTCTGGCTTTACTCTTTTTAGGCATAGCGGTGATTGAGTCCCTTCACCTCAATTACAAACGTACTCTGCAAGATGATTTACGTAAGCATGCTAAAGAAGAGCTCTCCATTGTACGTTTTCAATTGGAAGCAGAGATTTTGGGCGATATCTATGCCGTAAAAGGTTTAACAACATTGTTAACCTTAGATCCTGAGCTCAATATCTACCAATGGGAACCGCTTTCGGCTGCTGTGATCAGGAATAGCGATCACTTAAGCTCATTGGGCATCGCACCCAATGATGTGATCGCTTTCAGCCATCCGCTTCCTCAAACTAATGCGCTGCTCGGTTTGGATTACCGCACCGTGCCTCAGCAGTGGCAGTCAATAAAAAAAGCACGCGAAATCAAACAAACTTTTGTCTCTGGCCCCGTCGATCTTGTTCAAGGAGGTCGTGCGCTAGTAATTCGAGAGCCGATATTTTACGACCCACCCAATAATTCTCATTATTGGGGAGTGCTAAGTGTCGTGATGGATTGGGATTCTTTGCTTTCAGCCACCAGCATTTACAGCTTTGGCGAACATTTTCAGATTGCGATTCGTGGACTAGACAGCCGTGGCAGCGAAGGAGAGGTGTTTTTTGGAGAGCCTCGGGTATTTGAGCACGCTTTCGCGCAAGAGAATGTCTACTTCCCTTACGGGAGTTGGCGAATTGCTCTGGCTGAGAAGCAAGATTTACTGCAACAGTTACCTTGGTATACCCGAAATTTAGTGCGCTTGCAGGGTTACTCGGTGCTATTGATGTTGATGGCAGGATTTGGCGTAATCATGCGTCTTTATCAAGTAGCTGAAGAGCGCGCATTACATGACCCTTTAACTCAACTGCCAAATCGGCGTTATTTTATCTATACCATTGAGCGTTACTTTGAAAACGCTAAGCGTTCGCATAGTGAAGGTAATTTTGCTTTGTTGAATATTGATATTGATCGTTTTAAATCGATCAACGATTCCCATGGTCATAGCGCTGGCGATAAAGTGTTGATTGCTTGTGCGGAGCGGATTAAATCTGGCTTGCGGGTTTCCGATCTGGTGGCGCGGATAGGGGGAGATGAGTTCTTAGTGTTGATCCCACGTATTCATCGTGATCAAGATGTGCTCAAAGTCAGTGAAAACATTCTAAAAAGCATTTCTGAAACGCCCATCATTTATGAAGACAAGCTCATCCATGTTCGTGTGAGTATTGGATATGCCTTGTATGATCAGGCTTTTGCCACATCTGATGAAATGTTCAAACTGGCCGATGAACGTATGTATACCGCTAAGCGTAGGCAAAACCCACTCTATCGCTTTTGA
- a CDS encoding DUF3612 domain-containing protein has protein sequence MEDLSARCIRVSPEYAPSVSYLSMIERGKRVPSVEMLEVIAEVFQKDPIWFLDDEPEHIDITPEKGNRGGISGMALEPSFLFSNDILQIAIPEMLSQTGITGRQFAHLLIRAHQESLQNHFPDLERAAEEVGLKRLNLSVTDLLDIAKGLGLDVRWVKRTPHDVTDELGVSAKQLVTSFFEPPGRIYLNEILREYPTRLKYDLAVYIGHNVLHNKDGLKSVLSVGHTQGWDEMVETSPSSELNSQDILQAWRDFESSFFAGALLCPKVPFRQLLDRNGYEISVHQKAGVSPSVAMRRMTVVSPYPHWHYFDAYGEGKLKAVYRGNGIPLPWGNMRKVNDPCQHWAVFRRLSQPQQGSSAQISILTVGDEPRIYCCESLNVVDPAGNNRVLCAGIDLNPAINAQGGDALAIAQELKMSCVQKGGTTAIPAPIKRDLRTIAKILNINWVERGIENEARLICSRGAVCPRKPRCYGECGE, from the coding sequence ATGGAGGATCTTTCTGCGCGCTGCATTCGTGTTAGTCCTGAATACGCACCATCAGTTTCTTATCTCTCTATGATTGAGCGCGGAAAACGAGTACCGAGCGTTGAGATGCTGGAAGTGATCGCGGAAGTGTTTCAAAAAGATCCCATCTGGTTTTTAGATGATGAGCCAGAGCACATTGATATCACTCCCGAAAAAGGCAATCGAGGTGGCATTAGTGGAATGGCTCTTGAGCCCAGTTTTTTGTTTTCCAATGATATTTTACAAATTGCTATTCCCGAGATGCTCTCGCAAACTGGGATTACTGGCCGCCAATTTGCTCATCTCTTAATTCGAGCCCATCAAGAAAGTCTGCAAAATCATTTCCCGGATCTTGAACGCGCTGCAGAAGAGGTGGGGCTAAAACGCCTTAATTTATCTGTCACCGATTTGCTGGACATTGCCAAAGGGCTTGGATTGGACGTGCGTTGGGTAAAGCGTACGCCGCATGATGTAACAGACGAACTTGGGGTGAGTGCCAAACAGCTCGTTACCTCTTTTTTTGAGCCGCCTGGGCGCATTTACCTGAATGAGATCCTGCGTGAATACCCAACGCGATTGAAATATGACCTTGCGGTTTATATCGGACATAATGTGCTGCACAACAAAGATGGCCTAAAAAGCGTCCTCTCCGTCGGTCACACTCAAGGGTGGGATGAGATGGTGGAAACCTCCCCCTCTTCAGAGCTGAACTCACAAGATATCTTGCAAGCTTGGCGAGATTTTGAATCCAGCTTTTTTGCTGGGGCACTACTGTGCCCTAAGGTGCCCTTTCGACAACTGCTCGATCGTAACGGATATGAAATCAGCGTTCATCAGAAAGCGGGAGTCTCACCTTCTGTCGCCATGCGGCGGATGACCGTCGTTTCTCCCTACCCTCACTGGCACTATTTTGATGCCTATGGTGAAGGGAAACTCAAGGCCGTATACCGTGGAAATGGTATCCCACTTCCTTGGGGAAATATGCGTAAAGTGAATGACCCTTGTCAGCATTGGGCCGTTTTTCGTCGTCTTTCACAGCCACAGCAAGGCAGTTCAGCCCAAATTTCGATTTTAACTGTGGGTGATGAGCCACGGATTTATTGCTGTGAATCACTCAACGTTGTCGATCCTGCCGGCAACAACCGTGTATTGTGTGCGGGCATCGACCTGAATCCTGCGATTAATGCGCAAGGTGGTGACGCTCTCGCTATTGCTCAAGAGCTCAAAATGAGTTGTGTGCAGAAAGGAGGAACCACCGCGATTCCAGCGCCGATTAAACGTGATTTGCGCACTATCGCCAAAATTCTCAACATCAACTGGGTTGAACGAGGTATCGAGAATGAAGCGAGATTAATTTGTTCACGCGGCGCGGTTTGTCCACGAAAGCCAAGATGCTATGGCGAATGTGGTGAATAA
- a CDS encoding malate synthase, translated as MNMLTFDKTEIQHQNKPFIAEAVFAVETVAANQQREKQTKAKQLLDRLFPLENGTHQDVTAYVIDYNHLLAYFQDGRHSGLKYPKQFVAFNGSKENPSHLLFRDGQGSHVEMTLGCQRGTGCIELREIADIQLETCTVLNHSNDHAQPSTTIRHWVSLIKGDEQGRPQARIEEKEYTARNGDEYFLGDCFSH; from the coding sequence ATGAACATGCTGACGTTTGATAAAACAGAAATCCAACACCAAAACAAACCCTTTATCGCTGAAGCTGTGTTCGCCGTAGAAACGGTCGCCGCCAATCAACAGCGTGAAAAACAAACCAAAGCCAAACAGTTATTGGATCGCCTGTTTCCGCTTGAAAATGGTACTCACCAAGATGTGACCGCATACGTGATTGATTACAATCACCTGCTCGCTTACTTTCAAGATGGCCGTCATAGTGGCTTGAAATACCCAAAACAGTTTGTGGCGTTTAATGGCAGTAAAGAAAATCCAAGCCATCTTCTGTTTCGTGATGGGCAAGGTAGTCACGTCGAAATGACATTAGGTTGCCAGCGCGGCACGGGTTGCATTGAGTTACGAGAAATCGCAGATATTCAATTAGAAACGTGCACGGTACTCAATCATTCCAATGATCACGCACAACCAAGCACCACTATTCGCCACTGGGTAAGTTTGATCAAAGGCGATGAACAAGGTCGCCCACAGGCTCGTATCGAAGAGAAAGAGTATACGGCTCGAAATGGTGACGAATATTTCCTCGGAGACTGTTTTTCACATTAA
- the vdcA gene encoding diguanylate cyclase VdcA: MTTEDFKKSTANLKKVVPLMMKHHVAATPVNYALWYTYVDQAIPQLNAEMDSVLQNFGLCPPASGEHLYQQYIATKAETNINQLRANVEVLLSEISSSMNDTLSDTSSFANVIDKSFKELERVEQDNLSIEEVMTVIRRLVSDSKDIRHSTNFLNNQLNAATLEISRLKEQLAKVQKDALFDSLSGLYNRRAFDGDMFTLIHAGQQVSLIMLDIDHFKALNDNYGHLFGDQIIRAIAKRLQSLCRDGVTAYRYGGEEFALITPHKSLRIARQFAESVRRSIEKLTVKDRRSGQSVGSITASFGVVEKIEGDSLESLIGRADGLLYEAKNLGRNRVMPL, translated from the coding sequence ATGACAACTGAAGATTTCAAAAAATCCACGGCTAACTTAAAAAAAGTCGTACCTTTAATGATGAAACATCATGTCGCGGCCACCCCCGTGAACTATGCCTTATGGTATACCTATGTCGACCAAGCCATTCCGCAACTGAATGCGGAAATGGACTCTGTATTGCAAAACTTTGGTCTTTGCCCACCCGCTTCTGGTGAGCATCTCTATCAACAATACATTGCAACCAAAGCAGAAACCAATATCAATCAGTTACGCGCAAATGTTGAGGTGCTGCTCAGTGAAATTAGCAGCTCAATGAATGATACGCTCAGTGACACCAGTTCCTTTGCGAATGTGATTGATAAAAGCTTTAAGGAGTTAGAACGCGTCGAGCAAGACAATCTCTCGATTGAAGAAGTGATGACTGTCATCCGCCGCTTGGTGAGTGACTCTAAAGATATTCGACACTCGACCAATTTCCTTAACAATCAACTGAACGCAGCAACTTTAGAAATCTCTCGTCTTAAAGAGCAACTGGCGAAAGTTCAGAAAGATGCTCTGTTTGACAGTTTATCCGGACTCTATAACCGCCGAGCTTTTGATGGCGATATGTTCACGCTGATCCATGCTGGTCAGCAAGTCAGCCTGATCATGCTCGACATCGACCACTTTAAAGCCCTTAATGACAACTATGGCCACCTGTTTGGTGACCAAATTATCCGAGCGATTGCCAAACGTCTTCAAAGCCTGTGTCGTGATGGTGTGACCGCTTATCGTTATGGCGGTGAAGAATTCGCACTGATTACTCCGCACAAATCGCTACGTATTGCACGACAGTTTGCTGAATCGGTGCGACGTTCAATAGAAAAGCTCACCGTAAAAGATCGGCGTAGCGGTCAATCGGTCGGTAGCATTACCGCTTCGTTTGGTGTAGTAGAAAAGATTGAAGGTGACTCTTTGGAGTCTCTCATCGGTCGAGCGGATGGATTGCTGTATGAAGCGAAAAATCTGGGCCGCAATCGAGTCATGCCGCTCTAA
- a CDS encoding MarR family winged helix-turn-helix transcriptional regulator encodes MDSVQKSVMEWANELPELNTLPMSVLHRLQRLARRIELKMETFYQQAGLTAGEFEVLMTLRGVGHPYCLNPSDLQVRLLLSSGAMTNRLTRLERKGLVERNLSKYDRRNVEVTLTEAGRQRIELWLPEYCDLQSSLLTKFSEVEQETLSTQLQEWLSHHEQLWCIPDLLNSDRQR; translated from the coding sequence ATGGATTCAGTGCAAAAATCCGTCATGGAATGGGCAAATGAGCTGCCTGAGTTGAATACTCTGCCCATGTCGGTACTTCATCGGTTACAACGGTTGGCGAGACGTATTGAGTTAAAAATGGAGACCTTCTATCAACAAGCGGGACTGACCGCTGGAGAGTTTGAAGTGTTAATGACCTTGCGTGGTGTCGGTCATCCTTATTGCCTAAACCCTTCGGACTTGCAAGTGCGGTTATTGCTCAGCTCAGGGGCTATGACTAACCGTTTAACGCGGCTTGAACGCAAAGGACTTGTAGAGAGAAACCTCAGTAAGTATGACAGGCGTAATGTTGAGGTGACACTGACAGAAGCAGGGCGACAACGCATCGAACTCTGGTTGCCAGAGTATTGTGATTTACAGTCGAGTTTGCTCACGAAGTTTTCCGAGGTGGAGCAAGAGACGTTATCGACACAATTACAAGAGTGGTTGAGTCATCATGAGCAACTATGGTGTATACCTGATTTGCTGAATTCAGATCGGCAGCGCTAG